One window from the genome of Saccharomyces mikatae IFO 1815 strain IFO1815 genome assembly, chromosome: 6 encodes:
- the MSP1 gene encoding protein-degrading AAA family ATPase MSP1 (similar to Saccharomyces cerevisiae MSP1 (YGR028W); ancestral locus Anc_4.166): MSRRFDLKTVTDLSVLVGTGISLYYLISRLLNDVESGPLSGKSKESKAKQTLQWEKLVKRSPGLAEVTLDAYERTILSSIVTPEEINITFQDIGGLDPLISDLHESVIYPLMMPEVYSNSPLLQAPSGVLLHGPPGCGKTMLAKALAKESGANFISIRMSSIMDKWYGESNKIVDAMFSLANKLQPCIVFIDEIDSFLRERSSTDHEVTATLKAEFMTLWDGLLNNGRVMIIGATNRINDIDDAFLRRLPKRFLVSLPGSDQRYKILSVLLKDTALDEDDFDLQVIAENTKGFSGSDLKELCREAALDAAKEYIKLKRQLIDNGTIDINDTSSLKIRPLKTKDFTKKLRLDVVNTLSSQPLD, from the coding sequence ATGTCTCGTAGATTTGATCTAAAAACAGTTACTGACCTTTCCGTTTTAGTCGGAACTGGGATAtcattatattatttaatAAGTCGCCTACTTAATGATGTCGAATCAGGACCATTATCCGGTAAATCAAAGGAATCAAAGGCCAAACAGACCCTACAATGGGAAAAGTTGGTTAAAAGGTCACCGGGATTAGCAGAAGTAACATTGGATGCATATGAAAGGACTATACTGTCATCTATCGTCACACCTGAGGAGATAAATATTACGTTTCAAGATATTGGTGGTTTAGACCCGCTTATTTCAGATTTACATGAAAGTGTTATATACCCGTTAATGATGCCTGAAGTGTATTCTAATAGTCCTTTGCTCCAAGCACCCAGTGGCGTCTTGTTACACGGGCCTCCAGGATGTGGTAAAACTATGTTGGCGAAAGCTTTGGCTAAAGAAAGTGGTGCTAACTTTATTTCAATAAGAATGTCATCTATTATGGACAAATGGTATGGTGAATCCAACAAAATAGTCGATGCAATGTTTTCATTAGCAAACAAGTTACAACCTTGTATAGTATTTATTGACGAGATTGATTCGTTTCTAAGAGAACGTTCTTCTACAGATCATGAAGTTACTGCAACTTTGAAAGCTGAGTTTATGACTCTATGGGATGGTTTATTGAATAATGGAAGGGTTATGATCATTGGTGCTACCAATCGGATAAATGACATAGATGATGCATTTTTGAGGAGATTGCCAAAGAGATTTCTTGTTTCGTTGCCTGGTTCTGACCAACGTTACAAAATATTGAGTGTTCTATTAAAAGATACAGCTCTTGATGAGGACGATTTCGATCTACAAGTGATTGCAGAGAATACCAAAGGTTTTTCGGGATCAGACCTAAAGGAGCTTTGTAGAGAAGCGGCCTTAGATGCAgcaaaagaatatataaaactgAAAAGGCAACTAATCGATAATGGTACAATAGATATTAATGATACTTCTTCTCTAAAGATAAGACCACTGAAAACGAAGgattttacaaaaaaattacgGCTGGATGTTGTGAACACATTGTCATCTCAACCTCTAGATTAG
- the ERV1 gene encoding flavin-linked sulfhydryl oxidase (similar to Saccharomyces cerevisiae ERV1 (YGR029W); ancestral locus Anc_4.167), whose translation MTDNPPQEGLSGRKIIYDKDGKPCRSCNTLLDFQYVTGKISKGIKNLSSNGTLGNTAAVTGASLDLIPGSRTYQKIDPPDVEKLGRASWTLLHSAAANYPAKPTDQQKGEMKQFLNIFSHIYPCNWCAKDFEKYIRENAPQVESREELGKWMCEAHNKVNVKLRKPKFDCNFWEKRWKDGWDE comes from the exons ATGACTGATAATCCACCGCAAGAAGGACTAagtggaagaaaaataatatatgaCAAAGATGGGAAACC TTGCCGCTCATGCAATACCCTACTTGATTTCCAATATGTGACTGGCAAGATTTCTAAGGGTATAAAAAACCTTTCATCTAACGGAACCCTAGGAAACACAGCAGCCGTGACTGGTGCATCTTTAGATTTGATACCTGGCTCGAGGAcgtatcaaaaaattgatccTCCCGATGTAGAGAAATTAGGTCGAGCATCGTGGACGCTACTTCATTCTGCCGCCGCAAATTATCCTGCCAAACCTACAGATCAACAGAAAGGTGAAATGAAACaattcttgaatattttttcgCATATTTATCCTTGTAACTGGTGTGCTAAGGACtttgaaaagtatataaGAGAAAATGCTCCTCAGGTTGAATCGAGGGAAGAGCTTGGCAAATGGATGTGTGAAGCTCACAATAAGGTCAATGTGAAATTGAGAAAGCCTAAATTTGACTGTAATTTCTGGGAAAAAAGATGGAAGGACGGCTGGGACGAGTAA